Proteins from one Suncus etruscus isolate mSunEtr1 chromosome 3, mSunEtr1.pri.cur, whole genome shotgun sequence genomic window:
- the NDUFB1 gene encoding NADH dehydrogenase [ubiquinone] 1 beta subcomplex subunit 1 has translation MNVLQLVRDHWVHILVPAGFVFGCYLDRKNDEKYTAFRNKSMLYRRELRPNEEYTWK, from the exons ATGAATGTACTCCAGCTTGTACGGGATCACTGGGTGCACATACTTGTCCCTGCGGGCTTTGTCTTCGGTTGCTATCTGGACAGAAAGAATGACGAGAAGTACACCGCCTTCCGGAACAAGAGTATGTTGTATAGAAG GGAATTGAGGCCCAATGAAGAATATACCTGGAAGTAA